One genomic window of Streptomyces sp. WP-1 includes the following:
- a CDS encoding carbonic anhydrase, which yields MSTSAAVPTGSEGAISGGGAVTDRLVEANQRYAAQFADPGMDARPVLKVAIVACMDARLDLHAALGLELGDCHTIRNAGGVVTDDVIRSLTISQRALGTRSVVLIHHTGCGMETITEEFRHDLEMEVGQRPAWAVESFRDVDQDVRQSMQRVRTSPFLLSTEDVRGFVFDVRTGALREVDPA from the coding sequence ATGTCGACTTCTGCAGCAGTTCCCACTGGATCCGAAGGCGCCATAAGCGGCGGTGGCGCGGTGACCGACCGCCTGGTGGAGGCCAACCAGCGGTACGCCGCCCAGTTCGCCGATCCGGGCATGGACGCCCGGCCCGTGCTCAAGGTCGCGATCGTGGCGTGCATGGACGCCCGTCTCGACCTGCACGCCGCCCTCGGTCTGGAGCTGGGCGACTGTCACACCATCCGCAACGCGGGCGGGGTCGTCACCGACGACGTCATCCGCTCCCTGACCATCAGCCAGCGGGCGCTGGGCACCCGCAGCGTGGTGCTCATCCACCACACCGGCTGCGGCATGGAGACCATCACCGAGGAGTTCCGGCACGACCTGGAGATGGAGGTCGGCCAGCGCCCGGCGTGGGCGGTGGAGTCCTTCCGCGACGTCGACCAGGACGTACGGCAGTCGATGCAGCGGGTGCGCACCTCGCCGTTCCTGCTGAGCACCGAGGACGTGCGCGGCTTCGTCTTCGACGTGCGCACCGGCGCGCTGCGCGAGGTGGACCCGGCCTGA
- the rsmH gene encoding 16S rRNA (cytosine(1402)-N(4))-methyltransferase RsmH, whose translation MSQSRHVPVMLQRCLDLLAPALERPGAVVVDCTLGLGGHSEALLARFPEARLIGLDRDKEALRLSGERLAPFGERATLVHAVYDELPDVLERLDVPRVQGVLFDLGVSSMQLDEAGRGFAYAQDAPLDMRMDQTTGMSAAEVLNTYPAGELVRILRAYGEEKQAKRIVGAIVREREKEPFSNSARLVELIRDALPQAAKRTGGNPAKRTFQALRIEVNGELSVLERAIPAAVRALAVGGRVAVLSYHSLEDRLVKQVFAAGAANTAPPGLPVVPERYQPRLKLLTRGAELPTEEEIAENRRAAPARLRGAERIREDAE comes from the coding sequence TTGAGCCAGAGTCGACACGTCCCGGTGATGCTCCAGCGGTGCCTGGACCTGCTGGCACCCGCCCTGGAGCGCCCGGGAGCGGTGGTCGTCGACTGCACCCTGGGCCTCGGCGGGCACAGCGAGGCGCTGCTGGCCCGGTTCCCCGAGGCCCGTCTGATCGGCCTCGACCGGGACAAGGAGGCGCTGCGCCTGTCGGGGGAGCGCCTCGCGCCCTTCGGCGAGCGGGCCACCCTGGTGCACGCCGTCTACGACGAACTGCCCGACGTCCTGGAGCGGCTGGACGTCCCGCGCGTCCAGGGCGTCCTGTTCGACCTCGGCGTCTCCTCCATGCAGCTGGACGAGGCCGGCCGCGGCTTCGCCTACGCCCAGGACGCGCCACTCGACATGCGCATGGACCAGACGACCGGCATGAGCGCCGCCGAGGTCCTCAACACCTACCCGGCGGGCGAACTGGTGCGCATCCTGCGCGCGTACGGCGAGGAGAAGCAGGCCAAGCGGATCGTCGGGGCGATCGTGCGCGAGCGCGAGAAGGAGCCGTTCAGCAACAGCGCCCGTCTGGTGGAACTGATCCGCGACGCGCTGCCGCAGGCCGCCAAGCGCACCGGCGGCAACCCGGCCAAGCGCACCTTCCAGGCGCTGCGCATCGAGGTCAACGGCGAACTGTCGGTCCTGGAGCGGGCGATCCCGGCCGCCGTGCGGGCCCTCGCCGTCGGCGGGCGGGTCGCCGTGCTGTCGTACCACTCGCTGGAGGACCGGCTGGTCAAACAGGTGTTCGCGGCGGGTGCGGCGAACACCGCGCCGCCCGGACTGCCGGTGGTGCCCGAGCGCTACCAGCCGCGGCTCAAGCTGCTCACCCGTGGTGCCGAACTTCCCACCGAGGAAGAGATCGCCGAGAACCGCCGGGCCGCCCCCGCCAGGCTGCGGGGTGCCGAGCGCATCAGGGAGGACGCCGAGTGA
- a CDS encoding septum formation initiator family protein: protein MPRKPELKGRAARLARLFPAGRAKAARTPFVLLVVLLLGGGLIGLLVLNSALSEGSFKLADLQKRTQNLTDEEQALQRDIDTYSSPDALERRAHELGMVPGGDPAFLDPNGTVKGVPGAASPEAAAFEGPPAPESLELTPPPGLPAGPAPATGARSPVPPGGAAPAAPAAAGTPQSAPTPTPGR from the coding sequence GTGCCTAGGAAACCCGAACTGAAGGGGCGGGCCGCGCGGCTCGCCCGGCTCTTCCCGGCCGGCCGCGCCAAGGCCGCCCGCACCCCGTTCGTCCTCCTCGTCGTCCTGCTCCTCGGCGGCGGCCTCATCGGGCTGCTGGTGCTGAACTCCGCTCTGAGCGAGGGTTCGTTCAAACTCGCCGATCTCCAGAAGCGGACCCAGAACCTCACCGACGAGGAACAGGCCCTCCAGCGGGACATCGACACCTACTCGTCCCCCGACGCCCTGGAGCGCCGGGCCCACGAACTCGGCATGGTCCCCGGCGGCGACCCCGCCTTCCTCGACCCGAACGGCACGGTCAAGGGCGTACCCGGCGCCGCCTCCCCCGAGGCGGCCGCATTCGAAGGCCCGCCCGCCCCCGAGTCCCTGGAGCTCACCCCGCCGCCCGGCCTCCCGGCCGGCCCCGCCCCGGCGACCGGGGCGCGGAGCCCGGTACCCCCCGGCGGCGCCGCCCCCGCGGCCCCGGCCGCCGCCGGCACCCCCCAGTCCGCTCCCACCCCGACCCCCGGCAGGTGA
- a CDS encoding penicillin-binding protein 2, which yields MSDREPPRRRVPRPAKPSRPQGAARRQPGPGARPVRRPSAGRVPAQRPLRLGSPRPRLRLVGLALGLVLAVFVVRLLQVQAVEASAYAAKAEVNRYVVHTLAAERGGITDRDGVALAVSEDAYDITADPTMFSAKQLKIADGPERAAALLAPILGQDQAALVKKLRPADKNSRYARLATRQTPQVWKQIKDLKSALAQKAGAANVLAGVFADPSSQRVYPNGDLAASILGWVNADGKGGGGIERMLEKQLAGKNGKIRYAQSGGREVPTVGSAETPAVPGSDVELTIDRDIQWAAQNAITEQVKKSKADRGYVVVQDTRTGQILAMADAPGFDPNDLSKADPDALGNAAVQDAYEPGSTAKVMSMAAVLQENAATPLTHVVVPNRLHRGDRLFQDDVDHATWDLTLNGVLAKSSNIGTILATGQLGKTQPQANQVLYSYLRKFGIGSYTGLHFPGETPGILAPPQKWSTSQQYTIPFGQGFSINALQAASVYSTIANGGVRVQPSLIRGTKGPDGRFTPAAKPEETRVVSAKTARSVAEMLESVVDDEQGTGISARIPGYNVAGKTGTANRVDPATGRYRGYTSSFAGFAPADKPRITVYCAIQNATSGGYFGGQICGPIYKKVMEFALKTLQVPPTGAPPANLPVEYKP from the coding sequence GTGTCCGACAGGGAACCCCCGCGCCGCCGCGTGCCCCGCCCCGCGAAGCCGTCCCGGCCACAGGGCGCCGCACGCCGGCAGCCAGGGCCCGGCGCCCGCCCGGTACGGCGCCCGAGCGCGGGCCGGGTGCCCGCCCAGCGCCCGCTGCGGCTCGGCAGCCCCCGGCCCCGGCTGCGCCTGGTGGGCCTCGCCCTCGGCCTGGTGCTGGCCGTCTTCGTCGTACGACTGCTCCAGGTGCAGGCCGTGGAGGCCAGCGCGTACGCGGCGAAGGCCGAGGTCAACCGGTACGTCGTCCATACGCTGGCCGCCGAGCGCGGCGGCATCACCGACCGCGACGGCGTGGCCCTCGCCGTCAGCGAGGACGCCTACGACATCACGGCCGACCCGACGATGTTCAGCGCCAAGCAGCTGAAGATCGCCGACGGACCCGAGCGGGCCGCCGCCCTCCTCGCCCCGATCCTCGGCCAGGACCAGGCCGCCCTGGTGAAGAAGCTGCGGCCCGCCGACAAGAACTCCCGCTACGCGCGGCTCGCCACCCGGCAGACCCCCCAGGTCTGGAAGCAGATCAAGGACCTGAAGTCCGCCCTCGCCCAGAAGGCCGGCGCCGCCAACGTCCTGGCCGGCGTCTTCGCCGACCCCAGTAGCCAGCGCGTGTACCCCAACGGCGACCTCGCCGCCTCGATACTCGGCTGGGTGAACGCCGACGGCAAGGGCGGCGGCGGCATCGAGCGGATGCTGGAGAAGCAGCTCGCCGGGAAGAACGGCAAGATCCGCTACGCCCAGTCCGGCGGCCGCGAGGTGCCCACCGTGGGCTCCGCCGAGACGCCCGCCGTGCCCGGCTCCGACGTCGAGCTGACCATCGACCGCGACATCCAGTGGGCGGCCCAGAACGCCATCACCGAGCAGGTGAAGAAGTCCAAGGCCGACCGCGGCTACGTCGTCGTCCAGGACACCCGCACCGGCCAGATCCTCGCCATGGCCGACGCGCCCGGGTTCGACCCCAACGACCTCTCCAAGGCGGACCCGGACGCCCTCGGCAACGCGGCCGTCCAGGACGCCTACGAGCCCGGCTCCACCGCCAAGGTGATGTCCATGGCCGCCGTCCTCCAGGAGAACGCGGCGACCCCGCTCACCCATGTCGTCGTACCCAACCGGCTGCACCGCGGCGACCGGCTCTTCCAGGACGACGTCGACCACGCGACCTGGGACCTCACGCTCAACGGCGTGCTCGCCAAGTCCAGCAACATCGGCACCATCCTGGCCACCGGCCAGCTCGGCAAGACCCAGCCGCAGGCCAACCAGGTCCTCTACTCCTACCTGCGCAAGTTCGGCATCGGCAGCTACACCGGGCTGCACTTCCCGGGCGAGACCCCGGGCATCCTGGCGCCGCCGCAGAAGTGGTCCACCTCGCAGCAGTACACGATCCCTTTCGGCCAGGGCTTCTCCATCAACGCCCTCCAGGCCGCGTCCGTGTACTCGACCATCGCCAACGGCGGCGTCCGCGTCCAGCCGAGCCTGATCCGCGGCACCAAGGGACCCGACGGCCGGTTCACCCCCGCGGCCAAGCCCGAGGAGACCAGGGTCGTCAGCGCGAAGACCGCCAGGTCGGTCGCCGAGATGCTGGAGTCCGTGGTCGACGACGAACAGGGCACCGGCATCTCCGCGCGCATCCCCGGCTACAACGTCGCCGGCAAGACCGGCACCGCCAACCGAGTGGATCCGGCCACCGGCAGATACCGCGGCTACACCTCGTCCTTCGCCGGGTTCGCCCCCGCGGACAAGCCCCGCATCACGGTCTACTGCGCCATCCAGAACGCCACCTCCGGCGGCTACTTCGGCGGCCAGATCTGCGGGCCCATCTACAAGAAGGTCATGGAGTTCGCCCTGAAGACCCTCCAGGTCCCGCCCACCGGCGCGCCGCCCGCGAACCTGCCGGTCGAATACAAGCCCTGA
- a CDS encoding UDP-N-acetylmuramoyl-L-alanyl-D-glutamate--2,6-diaminopimelate ligase produces the protein MTYPGPPRPVHVSATPLAELADQLGAAAPDATAEITGITHDSRAVRPGDLYAALPGARLHGADFVTQAAGLGATAVLTDPTGAERAAATGLPVLVVPDPRAGMGELAATIYGHPGRDLLQIGITGTSGKTTTAYLVEGGLRTVKATGLIGTVEMRIGDERIKSERTTPEATDLQALFAVMRERGTEAVAMEVSSHALVLGRVDGCVFDIAVFTNLSPEHMEFHSGMEDYFRAKAQLFTPERSRLGVVNVDDEYGRRLAEEATVPVVTFSAEGHPDADWRAEHVQVGPLDSTFTVLGPNGERVQARSPLAGPFNVANTLAAVVALAAAGLDAQTAADGIAAVPGVPGRLERVDAGQPYLAVVDYAHKTDAVESVLKALRKVTKGRLHIVLGCGGDRDQTKRAPMGAAAARLADTAVLTSDNPRSEDPLAILATMLQGAASVPAHERGEVLLFEERAAAITAAVGRAQAGDTVLVAGKGHEQGQDIAGVVRPFDDRQVLREAIQKTQG, from the coding sequence GTGACATATCCGGGACCGCCGCGACCGGTCCACGTCTCCGCCACACCCCTCGCGGAGCTGGCCGATCAGCTGGGTGCCGCCGCCCCGGACGCCACCGCCGAGATCACCGGGATCACCCACGACTCGCGCGCCGTCCGCCCCGGCGACCTGTACGCCGCCCTCCCGGGCGCCCGCCTGCACGGCGCCGACTTCGTCACCCAGGCCGCCGGCCTCGGCGCGACCGCCGTGCTCACCGACCCGACCGGCGCCGAGCGCGCCGCCGCGACCGGACTGCCGGTCCTGGTGGTGCCCGACCCGCGGGCCGGGATGGGCGAACTGGCCGCCACCATCTACGGCCACCCCGGGCGCGACCTGCTCCAGATCGGCATCACCGGCACCTCCGGCAAGACCACCACGGCCTACCTGGTCGAGGGCGGCCTGCGGACCGTGAAGGCCACCGGCCTGATCGGCACCGTCGAGATGCGCATCGGCGACGAGCGCATCAAGTCCGAGCGCACCACCCCCGAAGCCACCGACCTCCAGGCCCTGTTCGCCGTCATGCGCGAACGCGGCACCGAGGCGGTCGCCATGGAGGTCTCCAGCCACGCCCTGGTCCTCGGCCGGGTCGACGGCTGCGTCTTCGACATCGCGGTCTTCACCAACCTCAGCCCGGAACACATGGAGTTCCACTCCGGCATGGAGGACTACTTCCGGGCCAAGGCGCAGCTCTTCACGCCGGAACGCAGCAGGCTCGGCGTCGTCAACGTGGACGACGAGTACGGCCGCCGCCTCGCCGAGGAGGCCACCGTCCCCGTCGTCACCTTCTCCGCCGAGGGCCACCCCGACGCCGACTGGCGCGCCGAGCACGTCCAGGTCGGCCCGCTGGACTCGACGTTCACGGTCCTCGGCCCGAACGGCGAGCGGGTGCAGGCCAGGTCGCCGCTGGCCGGACCCTTCAACGTGGCGAACACCCTCGCCGCCGTCGTCGCCCTCGCCGCGGCCGGCCTCGACGCGCAGACCGCCGCCGACGGCATCGCCGCCGTCCCGGGCGTCCCCGGCCGCCTGGAGCGCGTCGACGCCGGACAGCCCTACCTCGCGGTCGTGGACTACGCCCACAAGACCGACGCGGTCGAGTCGGTGCTCAAGGCGCTGCGCAAGGTCACCAAGGGCCGGCTGCACATCGTCCTGGGCTGCGGCGGCGACCGCGACCAGACCAAGCGCGCCCCGATGGGCGCCGCCGCGGCCCGGCTCGCCGACACGGCCGTACTGACATCGGACAACCCCCGCTCCGAGGACCCGCTCGCGATCCTCGCGACCATGCTCCAGGGCGCGGCCTCCGTGCCCGCGCACGAGCGCGGCGAGGTGCTGCTCTTCGAGGAGCGGGCCGCCGCCATCACCGCCGCCGTGGGCCGCGCCCAGGCCGGCGACACCGTGCTGGTCGCGGGCAAGGGCCACGAGCAGGGCCAGGACATCGCCGGTGTGGTCCGTCCCTTCGACGACCGCCAGGTGCTTCGCGAAGCTATCCAGAAGACCCAGGGATGA
- the murF gene encoding UDP-N-acetylmuramoyl-tripeptide--D-alanyl-D-alanine ligase has product MIALSLAEIAAVVGGQTHDIPDPSVQVTGPVVRDSREVVPGSLFAAFVGERVDGHDFAPRVVEAGAVAVLASRPVGVPAIVVEDVQNALGALARHVVARLGATLVALTGSAGKTSTKDLIAQVLSGKAPTVFTPGSFNNEIGLPLTALTATEETRFLVLEMGARGIGHIRYLTGLTPPRIGVVLNVGTAHIGEFGGREQIAQAKGEIIEGLPEDGAAVLNADDPLVRAMAPRTKAKVVLFGESAEADVRAENVRLTDTGQPAFRLHTPSGASDVTMRLYGEHHVSNALAAAAVAHELGMSAEEIATALSGAGSLSRWRMEVTERPDGVTIVNDAYNANPESMRAALRALAAMGKGRRTWAVLGKMAELGDEELAEHDAVGRLAVRLNVSKLVAVGGIEASWLQLGAYNEGSWGEESVHVSDAQAAIDLLRSELRPGDVVLVKASRSVGLEGVAAALLETGAEGEVAAR; this is encoded by the coding sequence GTGATCGCCCTCTCCCTCGCCGAGATCGCAGCTGTCGTCGGCGGGCAGACGCACGACATACCGGATCCGTCCGTGCAGGTCACCGGACCGGTCGTCCGGGACTCCCGGGAGGTGGTGCCCGGCAGCCTGTTCGCCGCGTTCGTCGGCGAGCGCGTGGACGGCCACGACTTCGCACCGCGGGTCGTCGAGGCGGGCGCGGTCGCCGTACTGGCGTCGCGCCCGGTCGGCGTGCCCGCGATCGTGGTCGAGGACGTCCAGAACGCCCTCGGTGCCCTCGCCCGGCACGTCGTCGCCCGGCTCGGCGCGACCCTCGTCGCCCTGACCGGCTCGGCGGGCAAGACCAGCACCAAGGACCTCATCGCCCAGGTGCTGAGCGGCAAGGCGCCGACGGTGTTCACGCCGGGCTCGTTCAACAACGAGATCGGGCTGCCGCTGACCGCCCTCACCGCGACCGAGGAAACCCGTTTCCTGGTCCTGGAGATGGGCGCCCGGGGCATCGGCCACATCCGCTACCTCACCGGCCTCACCCCGCCGCGGATCGGTGTCGTCCTCAACGTCGGGACCGCCCACATCGGCGAGTTCGGCGGCCGCGAGCAGATCGCCCAGGCCAAGGGCGAGATCATCGAGGGGCTGCCCGAGGACGGCGCGGCCGTGCTCAACGCCGACGACCCGCTGGTGCGCGCCATGGCACCGCGTACCAAGGCGAAGGTGGTCCTTTTCGGAGAGTCGGCCGAAGCGGACGTACGTGCCGAGAATGTACGACTCACGGACACCGGACAGCCCGCCTTCAGGCTTCACACACCCTCCGGTGCATCTGATGTGACCATGCGCCTGTACGGTGAGCATCACGTGTCGAACGCGCTCGCCGCGGCCGCCGTCGCCCATGAGCTGGGCATGTCCGCGGAAGAGATCGCCACCGCGCTCTCCGGGGCGGGCTCCCTCTCCCGCTGGCGCATGGAGGTCACCGAGCGCCCGGACGGCGTGACCATCGTCAACGACGCCTACAACGCCAACCCCGAGTCCATGCGGGCCGCCCTCCGGGCACTCGCGGCCATGGGCAAGGGACGGCGTACGTGGGCGGTGCTCGGCAAGATGGCCGAGCTGGGGGACGAGGAACTCGCCGAGCACGACGCCGTCGGACGGCTCGCCGTCCGGCTCAACGTCAGCAAGCTCGTCGCCGTCGGGGGGATTGAGGCCTCCTGGCTGCAACTGGGCGCATATAACGAGGGTTCGTGGGGTGAGGAGTCGGTGCACGTGTCCGACGCACAGGCGGCGATCGACCTGTTGCGCAGCGAGTTGCGCCCGGGGGACGTCGTCCTCGTGAAGGCGTCCCGTTCGGTGGGGCTCGAAGGTGTCGCCGCGGCGCTGCTGGAGACCGGTGCCGAGGGTGAGGTTGCCGCCCGATGA
- the mraY gene encoding phospho-N-acetylmuramoyl-pentapeptide-transferase, which produces MMNQILFSGVIGLFLTLVGTPLLIKLLARKGYGQFIRDDGPREHLSKRGTPTMGGIAFIFATVAAYFLSKVITGKPPTFSGLLVLGLMVGMGLVGFLDDYIKIVKRRSLGLRAKAKMAGQLIVGISFAVLALMFPDARGNTPASTKLSFITDFGWSIGPVLFVIWALFMILAMSNGVNLTDGLDGLATGASVLVFGAYTFIGVWQYQESCANAQTLTNPAACYEVRDPLDLAVVASALMGACLGFLWWNTSPAKIFMGDTGSLALGGVLTGLAILSRTELLVAIMGGLFVLITMSVVIQVGSFRLTGKRVFRMAPLQHHFELKGWSEVLVVVRFWIIQGICVIVGLGLFYAGWAAEK; this is translated from the coding sequence ATGATGAACCAGATCCTGTTCTCGGGTGTCATTGGCCTCTTCCTCACCCTGGTCGGCACCCCGCTGCTGATCAAGCTGCTGGCCCGCAAGGGCTACGGCCAGTTCATCCGTGACGACGGCCCGCGCGAGCACCTCAGCAAGCGCGGTACGCCGACCATGGGTGGTATCGCCTTCATCTTCGCCACGGTCGCCGCGTACTTCCTGTCCAAGGTGATCACCGGCAAGCCGCCGACGTTCTCCGGTCTGCTGGTGCTCGGCCTGATGGTCGGCATGGGCCTGGTCGGCTTCCTGGACGACTACATCAAGATCGTCAAGCGGCGTTCGCTGGGTCTGCGCGCCAAGGCGAAGATGGCCGGCCAGCTGATCGTCGGCATCTCCTTCGCCGTCCTGGCGCTGATGTTCCCCGACGCCCGCGGCAACACCCCGGCCTCCACCAAGCTGTCGTTCATCACGGACTTCGGCTGGTCGATCGGCCCGGTGCTGTTCGTGATCTGGGCGCTGTTCATGATCCTCGCGATGTCGAACGGCGTGAACCTGACCGACGGTCTGGACGGCCTCGCCACCGGCGCCTCCGTCCTCGTCTTCGGCGCCTACACCTTCATCGGCGTCTGGCAGTACCAGGAGTCCTGCGCCAACGCGCAGACCCTGACCAACCCGGCCGCCTGCTACGAGGTGCGCGATCCGCTCGACCTCGCCGTGGTCGCCTCCGCGCTGATGGGCGCCTGCCTGGGCTTCCTGTGGTGGAACACGTCCCCGGCGAAGATCTTCATGGGCGACACCGGCTCGCTCGCCCTCGGCGGTGTCCTCACCGGCCTGGCCATCCTCTCCCGCACGGAGCTGCTGGTGGCCATCATGGGCGGCCTGTTCGTGCTCATCACCATGTCGGTCGTCATCCAGGTCGGCTCCTTCCGGCTCACCGGCAAGCGCGTCTTCCGGATGGCACCACTCCAGCACCACTTCGAACTCAAGGGCTGGTCCGAGGTCCTGGTCGTGGTCCGCTTCTGGATCATCCAAGGTATCTGTGTGATCGTCGGACTGGGCCTCTTCTACGCGGGATGGGCAGCGGAAAAGTGA
- the murD gene encoding UDP-N-acetylmuramoyl-L-alanine--D-glutamate ligase, giving the protein MGSGKVTTGSAPFDFQGKHVTVAGLGVSGIPAAEALHARGAIVTVVDDGDDARAREQAEGLRALGITVRLGDGATLPEGTELIVTAPGWAPGKPLFQAAGQAGVPVWGDVELAWRLRGPDAAPWLAVTGTNGKTTTVQMLAAILKAAGLRTAAVGNIGVSLLDAVLGEETYDVLAVELSSYQLHWAPSLRAHSAAVLNLAPDHLDWHGSMAAYAADKGRVYEGNQVACVYNVVDRATEDLVREADVEEGCRAVGFTLGTPGPSQLGVVDGILVDRAFVENRQKNAQELAEVSDVRPPAPHNIANALAAAALARAFGVPAQAVRDGLRAFRPDAHRIEHVADIDGVAYVDDSKATNTHAAQASLAAYESIVWIAGGLAKGATFDELVAASAKHLRAVVLIGADRALIREALARHAPEVPVVDLDRTDTGAMLQAVTEAKRLAVAGDTVLLAPACASMDMFTNYNQRGDAFATAVGELRA; this is encoded by the coding sequence ATGGGCAGCGGAAAAGTGACCACCGGCTCGGCGCCCTTCGACTTCCAGGGCAAGCACGTCACCGTCGCGGGACTCGGCGTCTCCGGGATCCCGGCGGCCGAGGCGCTGCACGCGCGCGGCGCGATCGTCACCGTCGTCGACGACGGCGACGACGCCCGCGCCCGCGAGCAGGCCGAGGGCCTGCGGGCGCTCGGCATCACCGTGCGCCTGGGTGACGGCGCGACCCTCCCGGAGGGCACCGAGCTGATCGTCACCGCCCCCGGCTGGGCGCCCGGCAAGCCGCTCTTCCAGGCGGCCGGCCAGGCGGGCGTACCGGTCTGGGGCGACGTGGAGCTGGCCTGGCGGCTGCGGGGGCCCGACGCGGCCCCCTGGCTGGCCGTCACCGGCACCAACGGCAAGACCACCACCGTGCAGATGCTCGCCGCCATCCTGAAGGCGGCGGGCCTGCGCACGGCGGCCGTCGGCAACATCGGGGTCTCGCTGCTGGACGCCGTCCTCGGCGAGGAGACGTACGACGTCCTCGCCGTGGAGCTGTCCAGCTACCAGCTGCACTGGGCGCCCTCGCTGCGCGCCCACTCCGCCGCCGTCCTCAACCTCGCGCCCGACCACCTCGACTGGCACGGCTCCATGGCGGCGTACGCCGCCGACAAGGGCCGCGTCTACGAGGGCAACCAGGTCGCCTGCGTCTACAACGTGGTCGACAGGGCCACCGAGGACCTGGTGCGCGAGGCGGACGTCGAGGAGGGCTGCCGGGCCGTCGGGTTCACCCTCGGCACCCCCGGACCCTCCCAACTCGGCGTCGTGGACGGCATCCTGGTCGACCGCGCCTTCGTCGAGAACCGGCAGAAGAACGCGCAGGAACTGGCCGAGGTCTCCGACGTCCGGCCGCCCGCCCCGCACAACATCGCCAACGCCCTCGCGGCGGCGGCCCTCGCGCGCGCCTTCGGGGTGCCCGCCCAGGCCGTACGGGACGGACTGCGCGCCTTCCGGCCGGACGCCCACCGCATCGAGCACGTCGCCGACATCGACGGCGTCGCCTACGTGGACGACTCCAAGGCCACCAACACCCACGCCGCGCAGGCATCGTTGGCGGCGTACGAGTCGATCGTGTGGATCGCGGGCGGCCTCGCCAAGGGCGCGACCTTCGACGAACTGGTCGCCGCCTCGGCGAAGCACCTGCGCGCCGTCGTCCTGATCGGCGCCGACCGGGCCCTGATCCGCGAGGCCCTCGCGCGACACGCCCCGGAAGTACCCGTGGTCGACCTCGACCGGACCGACACTGGGGCGATGCTCCAGGCGGTGACGGAGGCCAAGCGGCTCGCGGTCGCCGGCGACACGGTGCTCCTCGCGCCGGCCTGCGCCTCCATGGACATGTTCACCAACTACAACCAGCGCGGTGACGCGTTCGCGACGGCGGTCGGCGAACTCCGCGCCTGA